A stretch of the Aminipila terrae genome encodes the following:
- a CDS encoding TolC family protein, producing MKKKYICMILAAGLMVSSATLAFAATTTGSAATGASKTTVTTSAAVTTTNGAVSNAGTAVTTTKAAVTTSGTSITTTAGAVTTTDAAINTSGTAIVTPQKTDTKKLSLEEAIKIMKTTGSSAETAGLHRQSDMAVGNGYSEKVSTIKKTQDKLDLLDSIPSSMLPAGVDPVQMAYEAQVAGATSNNKKIMQARRDFARGNTENNYQAELNQIESDTISIYYKVLLAQDNFQIAKENLVTQQKTLKNVEAKKAVGLLSKKDVLQAESAVADAESAVRSAETQLKYAKMSFNYLLGYNVQQDVVFTDTIEHFTSASAIVPADTAVQNALNNRIELKGANFAIQVYEILLDDVKAYPKNSSTYLNAKINLEESKKTAKDAYSKIEIDIRNKYDLLQDKKAAVQAAKELLDYATEGERLMELTNEEGISTVEDLLKTQVSVYKAKLNLANANSDYALALKSYEFAQGVGTTRIPL from the coding sequence GTGAAGAAAAAATATATTTGCATGATATTGGCGGCAGGTTTAATGGTTAGCTCTGCAACTTTAGCTTTTGCAGCGACAACTACAGGTTCAGCAGCAACGGGTGCTTCGAAGACGACAGTTACAACAAGCGCAGCAGTAACAACAACCAATGGAGCAGTAAGTAATGCGGGTACAGCAGTTACCACAACAAAGGCCGCTGTAACTACATCAGGAACTTCCATTACCACTACTGCCGGAGCAGTAACAACAACAGATGCAGCAATAAACACATCTGGTACAGCCATTGTAACACCACAGAAAACAGACACCAAAAAGCTTTCTCTGGAAGAAGCCATAAAAATAATGAAAACAACTGGTTCATCAGCAGAAACGGCAGGACTTCACAGACAGTCAGATATGGCAGTAGGAAATGGATATTCCGAAAAAGTCAGCACAATCAAAAAAACTCAAGATAAGCTGGACCTTTTAGATAGTATACCTTCCAGCATGTTACCTGCAGGGGTGGATCCTGTCCAGATGGCCTATGAAGCTCAGGTTGCGGGAGCAACTTCAAATAATAAAAAAATTATGCAGGCCAGACGTGACTTTGCCAGAGGCAATACAGAAAACAATTATCAGGCAGAATTAAATCAAATTGAATCGGATACAATCAGTATTTACTATAAGGTTCTATTAGCTCAGGACAATTTCCAGATAGCTAAAGAAAACCTGGTGACTCAGCAGAAGACATTAAAAAATGTAGAGGCAAAAAAAGCTGTTGGATTATTGTCAAAGAAAGATGTATTACAGGCTGAATCTGCCGTGGCAGATGCAGAAAGTGCAGTGAGAAGCGCAGAAACCCAGCTTAAATATGCCAAAATGTCTTTCAACTATTTGTTGGGATATAACGTTCAGCAGGATGTAGTCTTTACGGATACCATAGAGCACTTTACATCAGCATCTGCAATCGTACCAGCAGATACAGCTGTACAAAATGCTTTAAATAACAGAATCGAATTAAAGGGTGCAAATTTTGCAATTCAGGTTTATGAAATTCTACTGGATGATGTTAAAGCATACCCCAAAAATTCATCTACTTATTTGAATGCTAAAATAAATCTGGAAGAATCAAAGAAAACCGCAAAGGATGCTTATAGTAAAATCGAAATAGATATCAGAAATAAATATGATTTACTACAGGATAAAAAAGCTGCGGTACAAGCAGCAAAAGAACTTCTGGACTATGCAACTGAAGGAGAAAGACTCATGGAACTTACCAATGAGGAAGGTATAAGTACAGTAGAAGATTTGCTGAAAACACAGGTAAGTGTATATAAAGCAAAATTAAATCTGGCAAATGCAAATTCCGACTATGCTTTAGCATTAAAGAGCTATGAATTTGCACAAGGAGTTGGAACTACAAGAATTCCGTTATAG
- a CDS encoding TetR/AcrR family transcriptional regulator C-terminal domain-containing protein, protein MAQSVTTEMTKRLMADSLKKLMTQKPLNKISIREIVEDCGVNRQTFYYHFQDIYALLEWIVNQEIVSVLEDTDNFLTWQEVGIYLLKYLEKNSTVVLCALNSLGRTAIKQFLYADVVKIATQIITQISSDINVDEESFNFVVHYYAISFGALLEDWLSNGMKRSPEEVIDILDTIVSGTSRTALERFAAKSKPA, encoded by the coding sequence ATGGCACAATCTGTAACTACTGAAATGACTAAACGGCTTATGGCTGATTCATTAAAAAAACTCATGACTCAGAAGCCTTTAAATAAAATCAGCATTCGTGAAATTGTAGAGGACTGCGGAGTTAACCGTCAGACTTTTTACTACCACTTTCAGGATATTTACGCCCTCCTTGAATGGATTGTTAATCAGGAGATTGTTTCTGTTCTGGAAGATACGGACAACTTTCTGACCTGGCAGGAGGTGGGCATCTACCTTCTCAAATACCTGGAGAAGAACTCTACTGTGGTTCTTTGTGCCCTTAACTCTCTTGGCCGTACCGCTATCAAACAATTTCTTTATGCAGATGTGGTAAAAATAGCTACTCAGATAATCACTCAGATTTCTTCTGACATAAATGTGGACGAAGAATCCTTTAACTTTGTGGTTCATTATTATGCCATTTCCTTTGGAGCTTTGCTGGAAGACTGGCTTTCCAATGGTATGAAACGGTCACCAGAAGAAGTGATTGATATTCTTGACACCATTGTTTCTGGGACCTCCCGGACTGCTTTGGAACGTTTTGCAGCCAAATCCAAGCCAGCGTGA
- a CDS encoding HlyD family secretion protein, whose protein sequence is MEKEILTAMDKKKKTTAVLVGVLVVALIAAGCWSFSSKAEETKDFIVQGNVKTTEIDLNSKLAGNIGEILVKEGDEVKAGDVIIKISSQAVQAKLQQAKAAKAAAEAIAEKAQNGARSQEIAQAKAAFDYAQKTYNRMKTLLDQEAISQATFDQVEAQYIAAKETYDMAVQGARSEDVAAADSQVAQANGAIAEVNSYLDDAQIKAPVDGTITSVNVEQGELISTGMPLATLTTKDEPWIEVNIKETDLNKVQKGQKVKVTFPAYKDKEWEGTVTVVNKKPDFATKKATNENGDFDVLSYGVKISLSGMDKELYSGMTAMVNFGRNEGK, encoded by the coding sequence ATGGAGAAGGAAATATTGACAGCTATGGATAAAAAGAAAAAAACTACAGCAGTTCTTGTGGGAGTGCTGGTGGTAGCATTGATTGCAGCAGGCTGTTGGTCTTTCAGTAGTAAAGCCGAAGAGACGAAGGACTTCATAGTGCAGGGAAATGTAAAGACGACGGAAATAGATTTAAACTCCAAATTAGCAGGGAATATTGGAGAGATTCTTGTGAAAGAAGGAGATGAGGTGAAAGCAGGAGACGTTATCATCAAAATTTCCAGCCAGGCAGTGCAAGCAAAACTGCAGCAGGCAAAAGCAGCCAAGGCAGCGGCTGAAGCAATAGCAGAAAAGGCACAAAATGGAGCAAGAAGCCAGGAAATAGCCCAGGCAAAAGCAGCTTTCGATTATGCGCAAAAAACATATAATCGTATGAAGACTTTACTGGATCAGGAAGCCATATCCCAGGCAACTTTTGACCAGGTAGAAGCACAATACATTGCGGCTAAGGAAACTTATGATATGGCTGTACAGGGAGCTAGAAGCGAAGATGTTGCAGCCGCAGATTCCCAGGTGGCCCAGGCCAATGGGGCTATAGCAGAAGTTAACAGCTATCTTGATGATGCACAAATTAAAGCACCTGTAGATGGAACCATTACTTCTGTCAATGTGGAGCAGGGAGAGCTGATTTCTACAGGGATGCCACTTGCCACATTAACTACCAAGGATGAGCCCTGGATTGAAGTCAATATTAAGGAAACAGATTTAAATAAAGTCCAAAAAGGGCAGAAAGTGAAAGTTACGTTCCCTGCATACAAAGACAAAGAATGGGAAGGAACAGTTACCGTTGTAAATAAAAAACCTGATTTTGCAACAAAAAAAGCAACAAATGAAAATGGAGATTTTGATGTGCTATCATACGGAGTAAAGATTTCTCTTTCAGGAATGGATAAAGAGTTATATTCCGGAATGACGGCAATGGTTAATTTTGGAAGAAATGAAGGAAAGTAA
- a CDS encoding ABC transporter permease, whose product MLKSNKLAIAFYNFKLRHPRFVMATLVFIIIPVVSGLALGYEMKADVPTSIPTVIVNHDNSDFSRKFTRFIEDSNYFDVIEYADNDQRIKELMDKDQAFAGIIIPENFYSDMRLGNAPKILTLYDGASLSVVTTCKTAMSEILLTTKAAYMMSIFEGKLSTVPEQVMNMVAPISVNYKFLYNPTKSFRNYLLIGMLASVIQVGIAMQGAERGYENQIGPRTYLNQIKVVSGWSAMSMFSIILCLGIQYLFFDMPYRSTILGGLIITYLFAMCILNMGYIVGNLVPDRTFAIQVAAILVLPTSVLGGYTYPIEGMPYGYEVFARGIPFFYYGNWIRSLCLKELHLNDLAVPLQYFTKFILAELIIILAITLFKNWWRAKYKDGLGVTPIV is encoded by the coding sequence ATGCTTAAATCAAATAAACTTGCAATAGCATTCTACAATTTTAAACTAAGGCATCCAAGATTTGTTATGGCTACTTTAGTATTTATTATCATACCTGTAGTATCAGGTCTGGCATTAGGTTATGAAATGAAAGCGGATGTGCCAACCAGTATTCCTACAGTCATAGTAAATCATGATAATTCGGATTTTAGCAGAAAGTTTACAAGATTTATAGAAGACAGTAACTATTTTGATGTGATAGAATATGCAGACAATGATCAGAGAATAAAAGAATTAATGGATAAGGATCAGGCCTTTGCAGGAATAATCATACCTGAAAATTTTTACAGTGATATGCGTCTGGGAAATGCTCCTAAAATTCTCACATTGTATGACGGTGCATCTCTTTCGGTGGTAACCACGTGCAAAACAGCCATGTCAGAGATTTTACTGACGACAAAAGCTGCATATATGATGAGCATTTTTGAAGGGAAATTATCAACTGTGCCTGAACAGGTTATGAATATGGTTGCCCCTATCAGTGTAAATTATAAATTCCTGTACAATCCCACAAAAAGCTTTAGAAACTACTTGCTGATTGGGATGCTTGCCTCTGTTATACAGGTAGGAATAGCTATGCAGGGAGCTGAGCGGGGTTATGAAAATCAGATTGGACCCAGAACCTATCTAAATCAAATTAAGGTTGTGAGTGGATGGTCGGCCATGAGTATGTTTTCCATCATACTCTGCCTGGGTATCCAGTATCTGTTCTTTGATATGCCATACAGAAGCACTATACTGGGCGGACTGATAATAACTTATCTGTTTGCCATGTGCATTTTAAATATGGGATACATCGTAGGAAATCTTGTTCCAGACCGGACTTTTGCCATACAGGTTGCAGCTATTTTAGTGCTGCCAACAAGTGTCTTGGGCGGCTATACATATCCTATAGAAGGCATGCCATATGGTTATGAAGTTTTTGCAAGGGGTATCCCGTTCTTCTATTATGGAAACTGGATTAGGAGCCTTTGTTTAAAAGAGCTGCATCTTAACGATTTAGCCGTTCCACTTCAGTATTTCACCAAATTTATTCTGGCAGAACTAATCATTATTCTGGCAATTACTTTGTTTAAGAATTGGTGGAGAGCTAAATACAAGGATGGATTGGGGGTGACTCCAATTGTTTGA
- a CDS encoding ABC transporter permease, whose protein sequence is MFEEFKNMTLTQKKEKFMEIKPYLIILLVPIAFTILFGGMFSPVFVQNIPIAIYDMDQSPKSRQVIDNFYDSPTLSITEDISSVDEIKEKLLLGEIHGAIIIPKDFGKDLNGKKGAKAVVFMDNTNFMYGNNVMSAINTIFETVNAGVQMKYLEGGSLVPYQAQQSVYTLNLVDRVLYNPQLGYFYYLFPGLISIFAQQAFLAAGVPILVEEKNRLRDLPMGLSKEFVNVKMSLMVRRFMLMSGLSVMSTMACLRIAMKMLGFPMEGNIFVLILFQAVFLGAMTGMALVIASIFEQVAHAVQFTMFLTIPTFLSCGFAWPEYMMAPGFADVIKVIWPLYYYITPMKDIMLKGAGLELLKPYLIGCILFAAVWIPIGLLLFGRKVKLIRELHS, encoded by the coding sequence TTGTTTGAAGAATTTAAAAACATGACCCTTACCCAGAAAAAAGAAAAATTTATGGAGATTAAACCATATTTAATCATATTGCTTGTGCCCATTGCCTTTACTATTTTGTTTGGCGGGATGTTCAGCCCGGTTTTTGTGCAGAATATTCCTATTGCCATTTATGATATGGACCAGTCACCAAAATCCAGGCAGGTCATTGATAATTTTTATGATTCACCTACTTTAAGTATAACGGAGGATATTTCCTCTGTTGATGAAATAAAGGAAAAGCTTCTTTTAGGTGAAATTCACGGAGCTATTATCATACCAAAAGATTTTGGAAAAGATTTAAATGGTAAAAAGGGTGCAAAAGCCGTTGTATTTATGGATAATACAAACTTTATGTATGGAAATAATGTAATGAGTGCCATAAATACTATTTTCGAAACGGTGAATGCAGGTGTACAGATGAAATACTTAGAAGGAGGTTCTCTGGTACCTTATCAGGCACAACAGAGTGTTTACACTTTAAATTTAGTAGACAGAGTGTTGTATAACCCACAGCTGGGATATTTTTATTATTTGTTCCCAGGGCTTATCTCCATATTTGCACAGCAGGCCTTTTTAGCTGCAGGAGTTCCTATTTTGGTAGAAGAAAAAAACAGACTGCGGGATTTGCCTATGGGGCTGAGTAAAGAATTTGTAAATGTTAAAATGTCGCTGATGGTTCGCAGATTCATGCTTATGAGTGGTTTAAGCGTCATGAGTACCATGGCTTGTTTAAGGATTGCTATGAAGATGCTGGGATTTCCCATGGAAGGAAATATATTTGTATTAATCCTGTTCCAGGCAGTTTTCTTAGGGGCAATGACAGGGATGGCCCTGGTTATTGCTTCAATCTTCGAACAGGTGGCACATGCAGTGCAGTTTACCATGTTCCTGACTATACCAACTTTTCTTTCCTGTGGCTTTGCATGGCCGGAGTATATGATGGCACCAGGATTCGCAGACGTGATAAAGGTTATTTGGCCGTTATATTACTATATAACCCCAATGAAAGATATCATGCTGAAGGGGGCAGGTCTTGAACTTTTAAAACCATATTTAATCGGCTGCATTTTATTTGCTGCCGTGTGGATTCCCATTGGATTACTCTTGTTTGGAAGAAAAGTGAAATTAATTAGAGAACTTCATTCATGA
- a CDS encoding efflux RND transporter periplasmic adaptor subunit, whose amino-acid sequence MKGTIIKYKWAIVVIAITLIIFIINGAGNIKGEAMTVPKEQAVLVQKVLSAEKTQLLELTGTLEARDNIIITSKYGGKVNNVLVENGQNVHTNQNLILMEATQQQNALIQAQNALAKANANLNYIQKNYERMKNLYDAEVISQNDMDNAELSYQVAKADVNSAQAIYSNAQDAVKDTEVSSRIKGTVADCNIKSGQMVQAGTPLMTVQDLSHIYLVVNVNQDDISKIALGEKVNVSVDAFSAKTFNGTVEIINPVANTASRSFEVKMVVENTQSLLKPGMFAKVQIEFAPPKRAITVPQSAVSGKDGLYYVFVANDHKAEKRSVGLGDTMGQEVEVKSGLAESEKLIISNVNKLKDGDTIRISKTK is encoded by the coding sequence ATGAAAGGGACCATAATAAAATACAAATGGGCAATTGTGGTAATTGCCATTACTCTTATAATATTCATTATAAATGGAGCAGGAAATATTAAAGGTGAAGCTATGACAGTTCCAAAAGAACAGGCAGTCCTGGTCCAAAAAGTTCTAAGTGCAGAAAAAACACAGCTGTTGGAATTGACAGGAACGCTGGAGGCACGTGACAACATCATCATTACATCAAAATATGGTGGCAAAGTGAATAACGTTCTGGTGGAAAATGGTCAAAACGTACATACAAATCAAAATTTAATTTTAATGGAAGCCACACAACAGCAAAATGCGTTGATTCAAGCACAAAATGCGCTGGCAAAAGCAAATGCCAACTTGAACTATATCCAGAAAAATTATGAACGAATGAAAAATTTATATGATGCAGAGGTCATTTCCCAAAATGATATGGACAATGCTGAATTATCGTATCAAGTAGCCAAGGCTGATGTGAATTCAGCACAAGCGATTTACTCTAACGCACAAGATGCTGTAAAGGACACGGAGGTGAGCAGCAGAATAAAGGGCACAGTGGCTGATTGCAATATCAAATCTGGCCAGATGGTGCAAGCCGGAACACCGTTGATGACGGTTCAAGATCTCTCCCATATCTACTTGGTGGTAAATGTTAATCAGGATGATATCAGTAAAATAGCTTTAGGAGAAAAGGTGAATGTGTCTGTTGATGCGTTTTCGGCCAAAACCTTCAATGGCACGGTTGAAATCATAAATCCCGTGGCAAATACTGCCAGCCGAAGCTTTGAGGTAAAAATGGTTGTGGAGAATACCCAATCTCTTCTTAAACCAGGGATGTTCGCTAAAGTACAAATTGAGTTCGCCCCACCTAAGAGGGCAATTACAGTACCACAATCGGCTGTAAGCGGAAAAGACGGTCTGTACTATGTATTTGTTGCCAACGATCATAAAGCAGAAAAGCGATCAGTAGGGCTTGGTGACACCATGGGACAGGAGGTCGAAGTTAAATCAGGGCTGGCTGAAAGCGAAAAGCTTATTATAAGTAATGTGAACAAGTTAAAAGATGGTGACACCATTCGAATTAGTAAGACAAAATAA
- a CDS encoding efflux RND transporter permease subunit — protein sequence MFLTDISLRRPVFATVCIIALLVMGVISFFGLGSDEFPPAEFPYVTVTIVEPGASPNQIQDNVTKKVEDAIGQVAGMKHINSTCQNNVSITYAEFTLETRSADAVQNVRDKIGTIRSSLPKDCEEPIIASFDPTSKPVVSLAITGKASLREMTTTVNDLIKPKLETISGVGSVKIYGSEEREIHINLNRDKVSMYGLTTNEIATALKSTNMEASAGKITQGTSQFSLHTNGLITKLDDFKTLVISRQNGQPIYLQDIATIEDGTKEKDSMAFYQGRKAIGIDIVKQSGVSTIDVADQITRECENIQKELPADMHLKVVKDNSIIIKASVDEVLKTIVEGAILAVLIVFLFLANWRTTIISAIALPTSVIGVFALMKVLGFTLNTMTLTALSLSVGLLIDDAIVVIENIERHRHMGKNGFEATKDGTSEIGLAVIATTLALVAVFLPVGMLNGVVGQFFKQFGITVVGSVLISLFVSFTLVPMLSSRYLKDEEHAESKYKIVSLIKKGANWFNLKFDCLAEHYSGLLEIVFKHKIKLLLCTVLLFTGSMVAAANMGTDFIPKSDLSKMNIVVEPDAGLTKEATGNKMLQLDSILRKNKEVTKVYATVQDDAGNLYVELVDREERDKSIDQLAQELRAEFKKVPGIRVSITPVSLGPTGDLKDIEFNIVGDDINTLQEYGEKAQKVLEELPGVVDVVSSYKPGSPQSNIVINQQKAADLGVEPAQALDALYTLYNGAVVSQFKDGQDQVDIRLQLEENNRNDIDNLNSIFLKSSTSGQLIPLSAIADKEFNPSPGVISRYDKQQRIYISGNIQGASAGEVNEIFLKKLNKEATLPVGCKVVSGDMTELMDDSITGMFFALLMAVLFIIFIMAAQFESFIDPLAVVLSLPLAVIGAIFGLLIMGSNINLISLIGMIMLMGLVTKNAILLIDFARNEIKKGKPCNQALILAGKTRLRPIIMTTLAMVLGMIPMAMGEGAGGETRAPMAYAIIGGLISSTLLTLFVVPVIYSFIQNVKNKFHLSK from the coding sequence ATGTTTTTAACAGATATAAGTTTGCGAAGACCGGTTTTTGCCACCGTTTGCATCATAGCATTATTAGTAATGGGTGTCATCAGTTTTTTCGGACTGGGTTCTGATGAGTTCCCACCAGCTGAATTTCCCTATGTGACAGTTACAATTGTAGAGCCAGGCGCCTCTCCCAATCAGATACAAGATAATGTGACCAAGAAAGTTGAGGATGCCATTGGACAAGTAGCAGGGATGAAACATATTAACTCCACCTGCCAAAACAATGTCAGTATTACCTATGCAGAATTTACACTGGAAACCCGTTCGGCTGACGCAGTTCAAAATGTTCGGGACAAAATCGGCACTATTCGTAGTTCTCTTCCCAAGGATTGTGAAGAGCCTATCATCGCAAGTTTTGACCCCACTTCTAAACCGGTAGTTTCACTGGCCATTACAGGGAAAGCATCTTTACGGGAAATGACCACAACAGTTAATGACTTGATAAAGCCAAAACTGGAAACTATCAGCGGTGTGGGCTCTGTAAAAATTTACGGTTCAGAGGAAAGAGAAATTCATATTAATTTGAATCGTGATAAAGTTTCCATGTATGGACTGACTACAAATGAAATAGCTACAGCTTTGAAAAGCACCAATATGGAAGCCTCTGCAGGAAAAATAACCCAGGGGACTAGTCAGTTCTCTTTACATACCAATGGGCTAATAACTAAATTAGATGATTTTAAAACTTTGGTAATAAGCAGACAAAATGGACAGCCAATTTATCTGCAGGATATTGCAACCATAGAAGATGGCACGAAAGAGAAAGATAGTATGGCCTTTTATCAAGGCAGGAAGGCCATTGGCATTGACATTGTTAAACAATCAGGAGTCAGTACCATTGATGTAGCGGACCAGATTACCAGAGAGTGTGAAAATATCCAAAAAGAGCTACCAGCAGATATGCATCTAAAGGTTGTTAAAGATAATTCTATTATTATTAAAGCTTCTGTTGATGAAGTCCTTAAAACAATTGTTGAAGGTGCCATACTAGCAGTTCTTATTGTTTTCTTGTTTCTTGCCAATTGGAGAACCACTATAATCAGTGCAATAGCGTTACCAACTTCTGTTATTGGTGTGTTTGCATTGATGAAAGTACTTGGATTTACATTAAATACAATGACATTAACTGCATTGTCCTTAAGTGTAGGCTTGCTAATAGACGATGCAATTGTTGTCATAGAAAATATTGAACGGCATCGCCATATGGGGAAAAATGGATTTGAGGCTACAAAGGATGGAACTTCTGAAATTGGATTAGCTGTTATTGCAACCACATTGGCACTGGTAGCAGTGTTTTTACCAGTAGGGATGCTGAATGGTGTAGTAGGTCAGTTTTTTAAACAGTTTGGAATAACTGTAGTGGGAAGCGTACTTATTTCATTGTTTGTTTCCTTCACATTAGTGCCAATGCTGTCTTCCCGTTACCTGAAAGATGAGGAGCATGCAGAATCAAAATATAAAATTGTTTCTTTGATAAAAAAAGGTGCCAATTGGTTTAATCTTAAATTTGATTGTTTAGCAGAACATTATTCTGGCTTGCTTGAAATTGTTTTTAAACATAAGATTAAACTGCTATTATGCACGGTTTTACTTTTTACCGGAAGCATGGTTGCAGCGGCAAATATGGGGACAGATTTCATTCCAAAATCAGATTTATCTAAAATGAATATTGTAGTTGAACCCGATGCAGGATTAACGAAAGAAGCCACCGGAAATAAAATGCTGCAACTTGATAGCATACTCAGAAAGAATAAAGAAGTGACCAAAGTTTATGCAACCGTTCAAGATGATGCAGGGAATCTTTATGTTGAGTTGGTTGATCGAGAGGAAAGGGACAAATCCATTGATCAGTTAGCACAGGAATTGCGCGCAGAATTTAAGAAAGTTCCTGGTATCAGAGTCTCCATTACACCGGTTTCTCTTGGACCTACAGGGGACCTGAAGGATATAGAATTTAATATAGTGGGAGATGATATAAACACTCTTCAGGAATACGGAGAAAAGGCACAGAAGGTGTTGGAAGAATTACCAGGTGTAGTAGATGTGGTGAGTAGCTATAAACCGGGTAGCCCCCAGAGCAACATTGTAATTAATCAGCAGAAGGCAGCTGATCTTGGGGTAGAACCTGCACAGGCATTGGATGCACTATACACTTTATATAACGGTGCGGTAGTAAGCCAGTTTAAAGATGGGCAGGATCAAGTTGATATCAGATTGCAGCTAGAAGAAAACAACCGTAATGATATTGATAATTTAAACAGTATCTTTCTGAAAAGTAGTACATCGGGTCAACTAATTCCTTTAAGTGCTATTGCTGATAAAGAGTTTAATCCGTCGCCAGGTGTCATTTCACGTTATGACAAGCAGCAGCGCATTTACATTTCAGGAAACATACAGGGAGCAAGCGCAGGGGAAGTGAACGAAATTTTTCTGAAAAAACTCAATAAGGAGGCAACGTTACCTGTAGGTTGCAAAGTGGTTTCTGGGGATATGACGGAATTGATGGATGATTCTATTACAGGGATGTTTTTTGCCCTGCTAATGGCGGTCTTATTTATCATATTTATCATGGCTGCCCAGTTTGAAAGCTTTATAGACCCATTAGCAGTGGTCTTATCACTTCCATTGGCAGTCATCGGGGCAATCTTCGGATTGCTTATAATGGGAAGCAATATCAATTTAATCTCCCTTATTGGTATGATTATGCTCATGGGTCTGGTAACCAAAAATGCAATATTGCTCATCGATTTTGCCCGTAATGAGATAAAGAAAGGAAAGCCATGTAATCAGGCGCTTATTTTAGCAGGAAAAACCAGATTGCGACCGATAATTATGACTACTTTGGCAATGGTATTAGGAATGATTCCCATGGCAATGGGGGAAGGTGCAGGCGGCGAGACAAGAGCACCCATGGCTTATGCCATTATTGGAGGATTGATTTCATCAACTTTATTAACCTTGTTTGTAGTACCGGTTATCTATAGCTTTATCCAGAATGTTAAAAATAAATTTCATTTATCAAAATAA
- a CDS encoding TetR/AcrR family transcriptional regulator, whose protein sequence is MNKQRNDRRIRRTKKTLIDALTVLMSQKRINKITVTELTELADVNRSTFYLYYKDVYDMVEKVESELLEDFLEAFNKCFNKYYKCDAAYNNLLSFFTFLFEFVRSNSKMCKILLGPDGDYAFLEKLKSIIKSQPGFESDEHNLKLQYYDPFIISGCIGIIQEWLDNDMKESPKAMAIMVLELTQNELL, encoded by the coding sequence ATGAACAAACAGAGAAATGACAGACGCATCAGAAGAACTAAGAAAACTTTAATTGATGCCCTAACAGTATTGATGTCTCAAAAGAGAATTAATAAGATCACAGTCACAGAACTAACAGAACTTGCAGATGTGAATCGCTCCACTTTTTATTTGTACTACAAAGATGTTTATGACATGGTTGAAAAAGTGGAGTCTGAGTTGTTAGAAGATTTTTTGGAGGCATTTAATAAATGTTTTAATAAATATTATAAATGCGATGCAGCGTATAACAATTTATTATCCTTTTTTACCTTTTTATTTGAGTTTGTAAGAAGTAATTCAAAAATGTGTAAAATACTACTGGGACCTGACGGAGACTACGCGTTCTTAGAAAAGTTGAAGAGTATTATTAAATCCCAACCTGGCTTTGAGAGTGATGAACATAACCTTAAACTACAATATTATGACCCGTTTATTATTTCTGGTTGTATTGGAATCATACAGGAGTGGTTGGATAACGACATGAAGGAATCACCGAAAGCTATGGCAATTATGGTATTAGAGTTAACACAAAACGAGCTACTGTAA